In Candidatus Deferrimicrobiaceae bacterium, the following are encoded in one genomic region:
- a CDS encoding YdcF family protein, whose protein sequence is MRAAVPGLVLLLAAGGAIPYLLARGLPAPSAQGVDAILVLTGGENRIAEGFRAWKEGMGKELFILGAGRNAKIANILPAGTEISHNDLPRIHVEGWSANTLENAFSAKTAVTSQAFRNVILVTSDYHVARAHLALRAVLPPTVSIAVLPVRSDWGKKGAWYRLSRLFLVEGWKYWGYRLLLRWE, encoded by the coding sequence ATTCCCTACCTTCTCGCCCGGGGTCTGCCGGCGCCGTCGGCCCAGGGGGTCGACGCCATCCTGGTGCTGACGGGGGGGGAGAACCGGATCGCAGAAGGGTTCCGCGCCTGGAAAGAGGGGATGGGGAAGGAGCTTTTCATCCTCGGAGCGGGAAGGAACGCAAAAATCGCGAACATTCTCCCCGCGGGGACGGAGATTTCCCACAACGACCTCCCGCGCATCCACGTCGAGGGGTGGTCGGCGAACACCCTGGAAAACGCCTTTTCGGCTAAAACCGCGGTGACCTCGCAGGCGTTCCGGAACGTGATCCTCGTCACCTCCGACTACCATGTCGCGCGGGCGCACCTGGCTCTCCGGGCGGTTCTGCCCCCCACCGTCTCGATCGCGGTCCTTCCGGTCCGGTCGGACTGGGGGAAAAAGGGCGCCTGGTACCGGTTGTCGCGCCTCTTTCTCGTCGAGGGGTGGAAGTACTGGGGGTACCGCCTCCTCCTCCGGTGGGAATGA